A stretch of the Streptomyces sp. NBC_01428 genome encodes the following:
- a CDS encoding DEAD/DEAH box helicase — MELRPHQAEAVDNVARILGVPPGGRIPPDGLRTQVIAATGSGKTLIGAESAHRLSARRVLVLVPTLDLLTQMAGAWRRAGRWGAMIGVCSLRAEESQGLPCTTDPDELVSWVAGLETVTVFATYASVGRGILQRAHTAGLPVWSLMVVDEAHRTSGDGLKPWAAVHDQAQLPAERRLYMTATARVWEAEGERPRLVASMEDGSPVFGPVAYKLTLSEAISRGIVAPYQVLCLDIRDPDLYAALTSEDTGSDAVRGARLAAVQTGLMHAAVEEHFRRVLSFHSRVGEAEAMAASVPATAARLAEEQPDVYPPAEQVWADWLYGEHAPGHRQTVLAEFASDYLGRPEFEGLDMRAEFRVLSSVRVLGEGVDTAECDAVLFSDARGSMVDIVQMVGRALRLHPGRGKLASLVVPVFLGPDEDPNELLTSDAYCTLSKVLGALRAHDADTIEALADPRLRNSRRAVEQGEDGGELGEDDVEVEAERVSSRAAGVLRFTEERDPAALTQFVQLRVIDPEGAYWRRGIEAATRWLRETESRELRVPFTYVTPEDWSSVGSHPLGAWIADQRRYYAAGTLEASRVAELERLGMVWSVHASAWDAGLDVARSYAAVHGHFLPAVSVVWDAFPLGVWAKNQRAAARKAAENAERRAAGETGLSYAGELSESRGEALAEVDPGWCPAWEIGWQRSYRLALAHVRAGGELPGLGGELVVQGEDLGAWVVAQRAGWEQLMPAQRFLLESIGVEGSADGEVVESVRRTQDERWVANLAAARQFRAREGHLRVPRKVVEVVDGEQIKLGAFLDNTRRRAGRLSEQRRAALDGLGMRWA; from the coding sequence ATGGAATTGCGTCCCCATCAGGCTGAGGCTGTCGATAACGTCGCTCGTATTCTCGGTGTTCCTCCCGGAGGGCGCATTCCTCCTGACGGTCTGCGTACCCAGGTAATCGCTGCGACCGGATCTGGTAAGACTCTGATCGGTGCGGAGTCCGCGCACCGGCTTTCCGCCCGCCGTGTGTTGGTGTTGGTGCCGACCCTGGACCTGCTGACGCAGATGGCCGGCGCCTGGCGTCGTGCGGGTCGGTGGGGCGCCATGATCGGTGTCTGCTCGCTGCGGGCCGAAGAGAGCCAGGGTCTGCCGTGCACGACGGACCCTGATGAGCTCGTCTCGTGGGTGGCCGGGTTGGAGACAGTCACCGTGTTCGCGACGTATGCCTCGGTCGGTAGGGGCATTCTTCAGCGGGCGCATACGGCTGGTCTGCCGGTGTGGAGTCTGATGGTGGTGGATGAGGCCCATCGCACGAGCGGGGACGGCTTGAAGCCGTGGGCTGCCGTGCACGACCAGGCGCAGCTGCCGGCGGAGCGTCGGCTCTACATGACGGCGACGGCGCGGGTGTGGGAGGCGGAGGGTGAGCGGCCGCGGTTGGTGGCGTCGATGGAGGACGGCTCGCCGGTGTTCGGGCCGGTCGCCTACAAGCTCACCTTGTCGGAGGCGATCAGTCGCGGGATCGTCGCGCCGTACCAGGTGCTGTGCCTAGACATCCGCGATCCTGATCTGTACGCGGCGCTGACCAGTGAGGACACGGGTTCGGATGCGGTGCGTGGCGCTCGCCTAGCGGCAGTGCAGACGGGGTTGATGCACGCGGCAGTGGAGGAACACTTCCGTCGGGTGCTGAGCTTTCACAGTCGGGTGGGTGAGGCGGAGGCGATGGCGGCGTCGGTGCCGGCCACTGCGGCCCGGCTCGCCGAGGAGCAGCCGGATGTCTACCCGCCCGCGGAGCAGGTGTGGGCGGACTGGCTGTACGGCGAGCACGCCCCCGGGCATCGTCAGACGGTGCTGGCCGAATTCGCCTCCGATTATCTTGGTCGTCCTGAATTTGAGGGCCTTGATATGCGGGCCGAGTTTCGCGTTCTATCGTCTGTTCGTGTTCTCGGTGAGGGGGTCGATACGGCCGAGTGTGACGCGGTTCTCTTTTCGGACGCGCGCGGCTCGATGGTCGATATCGTGCAGATGGTGGGGCGTGCCTTGCGGCTGCACCCGGGACGGGGAAAACTGGCTTCTCTGGTGGTTCCGGTGTTCCTCGGGCCGGATGAAGATCCGAATGAATTGCTCACTTCGGATGCCTACTGCACCCTCAGCAAAGTCCTCGGAGCCCTGCGGGCGCACGACGCGGACACGATCGAGGCGCTAGCGGACCCTCGCCTGCGCAACAGCCGTCGGGCGGTCGAACAGGGCGAGGACGGAGGCGAGTTGGGCGAGGACGACGTCGAGGTGGAGGCGGAGCGGGTGTCGTCCCGGGCTGCGGGAGTGCTGCGGTTCACCGAGGAACGTGACCCGGCAGCGCTGACCCAGTTCGTGCAGTTGCGGGTCATCGATCCGGAGGGTGCGTACTGGCGGCGTGGCATCGAGGCCGCAACCCGGTGGCTGCGCGAGACGGAGAGCAGGGAGCTGCGGGTGCCGTTCACGTACGTCACGCCGGAGGACTGGTCCTCGGTCGGTTCGCATCCGCTGGGGGCGTGGATCGCGGATCAGCGGCGCTACTACGCGGCGGGGACGCTGGAGGCTTCGCGGGTCGCGGAGTTGGAGCGGCTGGGCATGGTGTGGTCGGTGCACGCCTCTGCGTGGGATGCCGGCTTGGACGTCGCCCGCTCGTACGCGGCCGTGCACGGGCACTTTCTGCCCGCCGTATCGGTGGTCTGGGACGCGTTCCCGCTCGGGGTGTGGGCCAAGAATCAGCGCGCAGCGGCCCGGAAGGCAGCCGAGAACGCCGAACGCCGTGCCGCTGGGGAAACGGGCCTCTCCTACGCCGGGGAACTCTCTGAGAGCCGTGGGGAGGCTCTGGCGGAGGTCGATCCTGGGTGGTGTCCGGCGTGGGAGATCGGTTGGCAGCGCAGCTACCGGCTCGCTCTCGCCCATGTACGCGCCGGCGGTGAGCTCCCGGGCTTGGGCGGGGAGCTGGTCGTGCAGGGGGAGGATCTGGGGGCGTGGGTCGTCGCGCAGCGGGCCGGCTGGGAGCAACTGATGCCGGCGCAGCGGTTCTTGCTGGAGTCGATCGGGGTGGAGGGGTCGGCTGACGGTGAGGTGGTGGAGTCAGTGCGGCGGACGCAGGACGAGAGGTGGGTGGCCAACCTCGCCGCGGCCCGGCAGTTCCGTGCTCGTGAGGGGCACCTGCGGGTGCCGAGGAAGGTGGTGGAGGTCGTCGACGGCGAACAGATCAAGCTCGGGGCATTCCTCGACAACACCCGTCGTAGGGCGGGCAGGCTCAGCGAACAACGGCGCGCGGCACTCGATGGGCTGGGGATGCGGTGGGCGTGA
- a CDS encoding SgcJ/EcaC family oxidoreductase gives MTTNRTHTADETAILKVLENVYAAWDTYDADAFVADYTEDASVILPGSYRSSREEIRQSMQAGFTSYLKDSTTNNKVLDIRFLNKDAAAVISETSILFSGETHVPADRSAIAMWILTRQETEWQVAAYQNSPKAAATS, from the coding sequence ATGACCACGAACCGGACGCACACCGCGGACGAGACCGCCATCCTCAAGGTCCTCGAGAACGTCTACGCCGCGTGGGACACCTATGACGCGGACGCGTTCGTCGCCGACTACACCGAGGACGCGAGCGTGATCCTGCCGGGGTCCTACCGCTCCTCCCGCGAGGAGATCCGGCAGAGCATGCAGGCCGGCTTCACCAGCTACCTCAAGGACTCCACCACGAACAACAAGGTGCTCGACATCCGCTTCCTCAACAAGGATGCCGCCGCCGTCATCAGCGAGACGAGCATCCTCTTCTCCGGCGAGACACACGTGCCGGCCGACCGCAGCGCGATCGCCATGTGGATCCTGACCCGCCAGGAAACGGAATGGCAGGTGGCTGCCTACCAGAACTCGCCGAAGGCGGCGGCCACGAGCTGA
- a CDS encoding RNA polymerase subunit sigma-70 codes for MVDFDRQIEPFRQELLAHCYRILGSVHDAEDLVQETYLRAWRARDAYDPSRAALRTWLHRIATNACLTALETRRRRPLPAGTVTERLPTDPLVHGGEATWLQPIPDSLLHLGSPTGTAIDPSSVRLAFVAALQHLSARQRAALILRDVLAFSAVEAADVLDASVASVNSALQRARARLNEAGVLEEQIAEPSQAEQRALVDRYMKAFQDADVEGLKKLLSDDVIMEMPPMLNWFTGPEKYGQFMDWVFAEAGANWHLTHVAANGQPGMAAYRLGDSGAFELHTLQVFTVTASGISRNTVFQDTEIFAAFRLAPRIEA; via the coding sequence GTGGTGGATTTCGACCGTCAGATCGAACCATTCCGACAGGAGCTGCTCGCTCACTGCTACCGCATCCTCGGCTCGGTCCACGACGCCGAGGACCTGGTGCAGGAGACCTATCTGCGAGCCTGGCGGGCCCGGGACGCCTACGACCCGTCCCGCGCCGCATTGCGGACCTGGCTCCACCGGATCGCCACCAACGCATGCCTGACAGCCCTGGAAACCCGGCGCCGCCGCCCGCTGCCCGCCGGAACAGTGACCGAACGCCTGCCCACGGACCCGCTGGTCCACGGAGGCGAAGCCACCTGGCTCCAGCCGATCCCCGACTCACTGCTGCACCTGGGAAGCCCCACCGGCACGGCCATCGACCCCAGCAGCGTACGGCTCGCCTTCGTCGCCGCCCTGCAACACCTCTCAGCACGCCAACGGGCCGCGCTGATCCTGCGCGACGTCCTCGCCTTCTCCGCCGTCGAAGCAGCGGACGTCCTCGACGCGTCGGTCGCCTCGGTCAACAGCGCCCTGCAACGCGCACGCGCTCGCCTGAACGAGGCGGGCGTCCTCGAGGAGCAGATTGCAGAACCCTCCCAGGCAGAGCAACGAGCCCTCGTCGACCGCTACATGAAAGCGTTCCAGGACGCCGACGTCGAAGGGCTCAAGAAACTGCTGAGCGACGACGTCATCATGGAGATGCCGCCGATGCTCAACTGGTTCACCGGACCCGAGAAGTACGGGCAGTTCATGGACTGGGTCTTCGCCGAGGCAGGCGCCAACTGGCACCTGACCCATGTCGCGGCGAACGGCCAGCCCGGCATGGCCGCCTACCGCCTCGGCGACAGCGGCGCCTTCGAACTCCACACACTCCAGGTGTTCACCGTCACCGCTTCCGGGATCAGCAGAAACACCGTCTTCCAGGACACCGAGATCTTCGCAGCCTTCCGTCTGGCCCCCCGCATCGAAGCCTGA
- a CDS encoding GNAT family N-acetyltransferase, translating into MTLPTPELHTTRLRLRPFTDADTAPLYTLHSNAHVLRYWDSPPWTEPARAQRFIATCRTIEEEGTGARVAVDRLSDGAFIGWCGLTNWNPDFRSASLGYVFDTAAWGHGYATETAHAVLRWAFDALDLNRVQAETDTRNLASARVLDKLGFVREGTLREDCVVNGDVSDSWIFGLLHREWHPTAVH; encoded by the coding sequence ATGACACTGCCCACCCCCGAACTGCACACCACCCGCCTACGACTGCGGCCGTTCACCGACGCCGACACGGCACCGCTCTACACGCTCCACAGCAACGCCCACGTGCTGCGCTACTGGGACTCCCCGCCATGGACCGAACCGGCCCGCGCCCAGCGCTTCATCGCAACATGCCGGACGATCGAGGAGGAAGGCACGGGAGCACGGGTGGCCGTCGACCGCCTCTCCGACGGCGCGTTCATCGGCTGGTGCGGCCTGACCAACTGGAACCCGGACTTCCGCAGCGCATCCCTCGGCTACGTCTTCGACACCGCCGCATGGGGCCACGGCTACGCCACCGAGACCGCACACGCCGTCCTGCGGTGGGCGTTCGACGCCCTGGACCTGAACCGCGTCCAGGCCGAGACCGACACCCGCAACCTGGCCTCCGCCCGGGTCCTGGACAAGCTCGGCTTCGTCCGCGAAGGCACCCTCCGCGAGGACTGCGTCGTCAACGGCGACGTCTCCGACTCCTGGATCTTCGGCCTCCTCCACCGCGAATGGCACCCGACAGCCGTCCACTAG
- a CDS encoding transcriptional regulator yields MPERNIDFGQFGARGIKGFEAVARQLDKLAGYIATPITAQRGLLARLHYLTRTDHARAAARAAGLTVTDRTLKAWLDGKRLPSRKNLERIETAYRTVRRQNVARYLLGRLNREGRGTRVELHPLNQSQVDRPRQRIVEYRSLNIRHWDAVVRAWADGDDQALDEAWIDQIVDLGSQWGQYEYVTNVGFAA; encoded by the coding sequence GTGCCGGAAAGGAACATCGATTTCGGTCAATTCGGTGCTCGTGGCATCAAGGGCTTCGAAGCCGTCGCCCGGCAACTCGACAAGCTCGCCGGCTACATCGCCACCCCGATCACGGCACAGCGGGGCCTGCTGGCCCGCCTGCACTACCTGACCCGCACCGACCACGCCCGCGCGGCCGCCCGCGCAGCAGGCCTCACGGTCACCGACCGCACCCTCAAAGCCTGGCTCGACGGGAAGCGCCTCCCCTCCAGGAAGAATCTGGAACGCATCGAGACCGCCTACCGGACGGTGCGCCGGCAGAACGTCGCCCGCTATCTCCTAGGCCGCCTCAACCGCGAAGGCCGCGGCACCCGAGTCGAACTGCACCCGCTGAACCAGTCCCAGGTCGACCGCCCGCGCCAACGGATCGTGGAATACCGCAGCCTGAACATCCGTCACTGGGACGCCGTCGTCCGAGCCTGGGCCGACGGCGACGACCAGGCCCTGGACGAAGCCTGGATCGACCAGATCGTGGACCTCGGCTCCCAATGGGGACAGTACGAGTACGTGACCAACGTCGGCTTCGCGGCCTGA
- a CDS encoding LysR family transcriptional regulator, which yields MVAGGTRRRDAREPSLHQLRLFLVLAEELHFGRAAARMFISQPALSQQMRALEQRLDLSLLERRTGTLTLTPAGHALAEQAAEVLAAMAKLLQVCDAHAGTVRGRLRIGSLGAEAAMPHARTVLDRLRNRHPHLEVEVLNLNFVEQFDALADGTVDAAFLRAPLPASFQSIELATESRVICLPADDPLAHESELTLAQIADRAVVNMPPEVPRQWWDHLTINPRPDGTSVRYGPVVRDTEAMVLAVLQKRAITFLPAAARRLYPRPGLTYVDSPELGNSVSCLAWLPANRDAPAVHALRTAAHPDAAGTGERHA from the coding sequence ATGGTCGCCGGGGGCACGCGTCGCCGAGACGCCCGAGAACCGAGCCTGCACCAGTTACGGCTGTTCCTCGTGCTGGCGGAAGAACTCCACTTCGGACGGGCGGCCGCCCGCATGTTCATCTCCCAGCCCGCCCTCAGCCAGCAGATGCGCGCCCTGGAACAGCGCCTCGACCTCTCCCTGCTGGAACGCCGCACCGGCACCCTGACCCTCACCCCGGCAGGACACGCACTGGCCGAACAGGCCGCAGAAGTACTCGCCGCGATGGCGAAACTGCTCCAGGTCTGCGACGCACACGCCGGCACCGTCCGCGGCAGACTGCGCATCGGATCCCTCGGCGCGGAAGCGGCCATGCCCCACGCGAGAACCGTCCTCGACCGCCTGCGCAACCGCCACCCCCACCTCGAGGTCGAAGTCCTCAACCTGAACTTCGTCGAGCAGTTCGACGCCCTCGCCGACGGCACCGTCGACGCCGCCTTCCTGCGCGCCCCCCTGCCCGCCAGCTTCCAGAGCATCGAACTCGCCACGGAATCACGCGTGATCTGCCTCCCGGCGGACGACCCGCTGGCCCACGAGAGCGAACTCACCCTCGCCCAGATCGCGGACCGCGCCGTGGTGAACATGCCCCCCGAAGTGCCCCGCCAGTGGTGGGACCACCTCACCATCAACCCACGCCCGGACGGAACCAGCGTGCGCTACGGCCCCGTGGTCCGCGACACCGAAGCCATGGTGCTCGCGGTCCTGCAGAAACGAGCCATCACGTTCTTACCGGCGGCCGCCCGCCGCCTCTACCCGCGCCCCGGACTCACCTACGTGGATTCCCCCGAGCTCGGCAACTCCGTCTCCTGCCTGGCATGGCTTCCGGCCAACCGCGACGCACCCGCCGTACACGCCCTGCGCACCGCGGCCCACCCCGACGCCGCCGGAACGGGGGAGCGGCACGCCTAG
- a CDS encoding ArsR/SmtB family transcription factor: MLRLHFTDDDLRNVRVSRGPDPLWEIVCSICRLQTGDGRAEFGGWREGARERIRRDERLRVALSPLRGLVPSRGYIPDLLTPDASGDLGAGLDAVGATPARVVAEQVGRLNTAQAGLRGPGGGPRADSVDLKRVVRALRTYFDVVLRPHLPRMRGQVGVDVDLRSGALLAGGVQGLLESLAPYARWRDPVLEVDYPVSRDVLLGGRGLLLVPSFFCWRRPTALADPDLTPTLVYPVAKPAWHLARDGGRGASRLLGRTRAAILQVLAGRDSRGGCTSTDIARVVGIAQSSLTYQMSALRDGGLVSSRRCGKYVVHAVTPLGLRILDGA; this comes from the coding sequence ATGCTCCGTCTGCATTTCACCGACGACGACTTGAGGAACGTGCGGGTGTCACGGGGGCCGGATCCCCTGTGGGAGATCGTGTGCAGCATCTGCCGATTACAGACGGGTGACGGGCGCGCGGAGTTCGGTGGGTGGCGGGAGGGGGCGCGGGAGAGGATTCGCCGCGACGAGAGGCTGCGGGTGGCGTTGTCGCCGTTGCGTGGTCTGGTGCCCAGCCGCGGTTATATTCCCGACCTTCTCACCCCCGACGCCTCCGGGGATCTGGGGGCGGGGTTGGATGCGGTCGGGGCGACGCCGGCGCGGGTGGTGGCGGAGCAGGTGGGGCGGCTGAACACGGCGCAGGCCGGGCTGCGGGGGCCGGGCGGGGGTCCGCGGGCGGACTCCGTCGATCTGAAGAGAGTCGTGCGGGCGCTTCGTACGTACTTCGATGTTGTGCTGAGGCCTCATCTGCCGCGTATGCGGGGGCAGGTGGGGGTCGATGTCGATCTGCGCTCGGGGGCGCTGCTCGCGGGTGGTGTGCAGGGGCTTCTGGAGAGTCTGGCGCCGTATGCGCGGTGGCGGGATCCGGTTCTCGAGGTGGACTATCCGGTGAGCCGTGACGTGTTGCTGGGGGGCCGGGGGCTGCTTCTCGTTCCCTCGTTCTTCTGCTGGCGGCGTCCGACCGCGCTGGCGGATCCGGATCTGACGCCCACTCTGGTGTATCCGGTGGCCAAGCCGGCCTGGCATCTGGCTCGGGACGGCGGGAGGGGTGCCTCGCGGCTGCTCGGCCGGACGCGTGCCGCGATCCTCCAGGTTCTTGCCGGCCGTGACAGTCGTGGGGGATGTACGTCGACGGACATTGCCCGTGTCGTGGGGATCGCGCAGTCGAGTCTCACGTATCAGATGAGTGCGTTGCGTGACGGGGGTCTGGTCAGTAGCCGCCGGTGCGGGAAGTACGTGGTCCACGCCGTCACGCCGCTTGGGTTGAGGATCCTGGACGGGGCGTGA
- a CDS encoding ABC transporter permease, whose amino-acid sequence MSSLSLAVRDSSTMLRRNLLHARRYPSLTLNLLLTPVMLLLLFVYIFGNTMSGGAGRSAYIAYIVPGILLMTIGSTVVGTAVSVATDMNEGIIARFRTMAIHRGSVLFGHVVGSVLQAILSVILVGAVGVAMGFRSTDAGVLEWLAALGLLAFFALAFTWIAVGMGLGSPNAEAASNNAMPLILLPLISSAFVPLDSMPGWFQPIAHYQPFTPAIETLRGLLLGTEIGNNWWIALLWCAALSVLGWRWSQSQYNADPK is encoded by the coding sequence ATGAGCTCCCTCTCCCTCGCCGTGCGCGACTCCTCCACCATGCTGCGCCGCAACCTCCTCCACGCCCGCCGCTACCCCTCCCTCACCCTCAACCTGCTGCTCACCCCCGTGATGCTGCTCCTGCTGTTCGTCTACATCTTCGGCAACACCATGAGCGGCGGCGCCGGCCGCTCCGCCTACATCGCCTACATCGTCCCCGGCATCCTGCTCATGACGATCGGCTCCACCGTCGTCGGCACCGCCGTCTCGGTCGCCACCGACATGAACGAGGGCATCATCGCCCGCTTCCGCACCATGGCCATCCACCGCGGCTCCGTCCTGTTCGGCCACGTCGTCGGAAGCGTCCTGCAGGCCATCCTCAGCGTCATCCTCGTCGGCGCCGTAGGCGTGGCCATGGGCTTCCGCTCCACCGATGCAGGCGTGCTGGAATGGCTCGCCGCCCTCGGCCTCCTCGCCTTCTTCGCCCTCGCCTTCACCTGGATCGCCGTCGGCATGGGCCTCGGCAGCCCCAACGCCGAAGCGGCCAGCAACAACGCCATGCCGCTGATCCTCCTGCCGCTGATCTCCAGCGCCTTCGTCCCCCTGGACTCGATGCCCGGCTGGTTCCAGCCGATCGCCCACTACCAGCCCTTCACCCCGGCCATCGAAACCCTGCGCGGCCTCCTGCTGGGCACGGAGATCGGCAACAACTGGTGGATCGCCCTGCTCTGGTGCGCGGCCCTGAGCGTGCTCGGCTGGCGCTGGTCGCAGTCCCAGTACAACGCGGATCCCAAGTAG
- a CDS encoding ATP-binding cassette domain-containing protein produces the protein MTNLAIAAHGLRKSYGDKVVLDGVDLTVPEGTVFSLLGPNGAGKTTAVKILSTLITPDAGSGQIQVGGHDLASDAQAARAVIGVTGQFSAVDGLITGEENMLLMADLHHLPKAQGRRVAAELLERFDLVEAAGKPASTYSGGMKRRLDIAMTLVGSPRIIFLDEPTTGLDPRSRHNMWQIIRELVTGGTTVFLTTQYLEEADELADRIAVLNDGRIAAEGTAEELKRLIPGGHIRLRFTDPTAYQRAALTLTDSARDDEALALQLPSDGSQRELRTILDRLDTAGIEADELTVHTPDLDDVFFALTGNTTLPTQPAQPKETVR, from the coding sequence ATGACCAACCTGGCCATCGCGGCGCACGGGTTGCGCAAGTCCTACGGTGACAAGGTCGTACTCGACGGTGTCGACCTGACGGTTCCGGAGGGGACCGTGTTCTCCCTGCTGGGTCCGAACGGTGCCGGCAAGACGACGGCGGTGAAGATCCTCTCGACGCTCATCACGCCCGACGCGGGTTCCGGGCAGATCCAGGTGGGCGGTCACGACCTGGCCTCTGACGCGCAGGCAGCGCGTGCCGTCATCGGTGTGACGGGGCAGTTCTCGGCGGTGGACGGGCTGATCACGGGGGAGGAGAACATGCTCCTGATGGCCGACCTGCACCATCTGCCGAAGGCGCAGGGCCGGCGGGTGGCGGCCGAACTCCTGGAGCGTTTCGACCTGGTGGAGGCGGCGGGGAAGCCGGCGTCGACCTACTCGGGCGGTATGAAGCGGCGTCTGGACATCGCGATGACGCTGGTGGGCAGCCCGCGGATCATCTTCCTCGACGAGCCGACCACCGGTCTGGACCCGCGCTCGCGGCACAACATGTGGCAGATCATCCGGGAGCTCGTCACCGGCGGGACCACGGTCTTCCTCACCACGCAGTACCTGGAGGAGGCCGACGAACTCGCCGACCGCATCGCCGTCCTGAACGACGGGAGGATCGCCGCCGAGGGCACGGCCGAGGAACTCAAGCGCCTCATCCCCGGCGGACACATCCGCCTGCGCTTCACCGACCCCACCGCCTACCAGAGAGCCGCCCTCACCCTCACCGACAGCGCCCGCGACGACGAAGCCCTCGCCCTCCAACTCCCCAGCGACGGCAGCCAGCGCGAACTGCGCACCATCCTCGACCGCCTCGACACCGCCGGCATCGAAGCCGACGAACTCACCGTCCACACACCCGACCTGGACGACGTCTTCTTCGCCCTCACCGGCAACACCACCCTCCCCACCCAGCCCGCCCAGCCCAAGGAGACCGTCCGATGA
- a CDS encoding DUF4097 family beta strand repeat-containing protein: MQKFDTPAPISAVIDIPAGRIQVIAADRGDATVEVLPANAAKSRDVKAAEQVTVVYGDGVLRIEAAPAKNRILGTGSGSVEITIQLPVGSRVEAKTAAADFRGVGRLGDVTFEGAQGTLKLDETAGAHLTLMAGDITVGRLGGPADISTQKGDLTVTEATGGTVTLRTQAGDITIGATPGVSATLDAGTTHGRISNALKNTGHAPALTIRATTAQGDITATSN, encoded by the coding sequence ATGCAGAAGTTCGACACGCCCGCCCCCATCTCGGCCGTCATCGACATTCCGGCGGGCCGGATCCAGGTCATCGCCGCGGACCGGGGAGACGCCACGGTGGAGGTCCTGCCGGCGAATGCGGCCAAGAGCCGGGACGTGAAGGCGGCTGAGCAGGTCACGGTCGTCTACGGCGACGGTGTCCTGCGCATCGAGGCCGCACCGGCCAAGAACCGCATCCTCGGCACCGGTTCGGGGTCCGTCGAGATCACGATCCAGCTCCCCGTCGGCTCCCGCGTCGAGGCCAAGACCGCCGCCGCCGACTTCCGCGGCGTGGGCCGCCTCGGCGACGTCACCTTCGAAGGCGCCCAGGGCACCCTCAAACTCGACGAGACCGCCGGCGCCCACCTGACCCTCATGGCAGGCGACATCACCGTGGGCCGCCTCGGCGGACCCGCCGACATCAGCACCCAAAAAGGCGACCTCACCGTCACCGAGGCCACCGGCGGCACCGTCACCCTGCGCACCCAAGCCGGCGACATCACCATCGGCGCCACCCCCGGCGTCTCCGCCACCCTCGACGCCGGCACCACCCACGGCCGCATCAGCAACGCCCTGAAGAACACCGGCCACGCCCCCGCCCTCACCATCCGGGCCACCACCGCCCAGGGCGACATCACCGCCACCAGCAACTGA